Proteins encoded together in one Euzebya rosea window:
- a CDS encoding cation:proton antiporter has protein sequence MTVVLAAVGADVALAFVEIGLLALVLAFLARVASRLGITAVPFYLLAGLGLGEGGIADIGVAEGFVELGAEIGVLMLLLTLGLEYSSDELRSGLRGGGVPGAVDALLGFTPGLVAGLLLGWAVPAAVLLGGVTWISSSGVISKVLSDLDRLGYRETPSVLNLLVIEDLAMAVYLPIVAAVVAGEDMMSTATTVAIALVTVGVVLWVAMSYGHLMSVRLDRGNNEALLLAVFGLTLVVGGLAQQLQISAAIGAFLVGLALSGPVQERASELIEPLRDLFAAMFFLFFAFQIDPGDLPAAMVPAALLLLVTGAGKMATGWVAAKRIGASTRGRVRAGAALIARGEFSIVIASLGIGLADGAQLGIIAAAYVLLTAVAGPVLAKNADALHDLVFRRRPQSTTAGAAASASSTQEAGSTL, from the coding sequence GTGACGGTCGTCCTCGCAGCGGTCGGCGCCGACGTGGCGCTGGCCTTCGTGGAGATCGGCCTGCTGGCACTGGTCCTGGCGTTCCTCGCCCGTGTCGCCTCCAGGCTGGGTATCACCGCGGTGCCGTTCTACCTGCTGGCCGGCCTCGGGCTCGGCGAGGGCGGGATCGCCGACATCGGGGTCGCGGAGGGGTTCGTCGAGCTCGGTGCCGAGATCGGCGTCCTCATGCTCCTGCTCACGCTGGGGCTGGAGTACAGCTCCGACGAGCTTCGCTCAGGGCTCCGCGGAGGCGGTGTCCCGGGGGCTGTTGACGCGCTGCTGGGATTCACCCCCGGCCTGGTCGCCGGGCTCCTGCTGGGCTGGGCGGTCCCTGCGGCCGTGCTGCTCGGCGGCGTCACCTGGATCAGCTCCTCCGGGGTGATCTCCAAGGTCCTCAGCGACCTCGACCGGCTGGGCTACCGCGAGACGCCGTCGGTCCTCAACCTGCTGGTCATCGAGGACCTGGCGATGGCGGTCTACCTGCCCATCGTGGCTGCCGTCGTGGCCGGCGAGGACATGATGTCGACGGCCACGACCGTCGCGATCGCCCTGGTCACCGTCGGGGTCGTGCTGTGGGTCGCCATGTCCTACGGCCACCTGATGAGCGTCCGGCTGGACCGCGGCAACAACGAGGCCCTGCTGCTCGCGGTGTTCGGACTGACCCTCGTCGTCGGGGGCCTGGCCCAGCAGCTGCAGATCTCCGCGGCGATCGGGGCGTTCCTCGTCGGACTTGCCCTCTCCGGCCCCGTGCAGGAGCGGGCCAGCGAACTCATCGAACCGTTGCGTGACCTGTTCGCCGCGATGTTCTTCCTCTTCTTCGCCTTCCAGATCGATCCGGGGGACCTGCCGGCGGCGATGGTGCCGGCCGCGCTCCTGCTGCTGGTGACCGGGGCGGGGAAGATGGCGACCGGCTGGGTCGCGGCGAAGCGGATCGGCGCCAGCACACGCGGACGCGTGCGGGCCGGTGCGGCGTTGATCGCCCGTGGCGAGTTCTCCATCGTCATCGCCTCGCTGGGGATCGGCCTGGCCGACGGTGCCCAGCTGGGCATCATCGCCGCGGCCTACGTGCTGCTCACGGCGGTGGCCGGTCCGGTCCTCGCCAAGAACGCCGACGCGCTGCACGACCTGGTGTTCCGGCGACGTCCTCAGTCCACGACCGCGGGTGCGGCTGCGTCGGCGTCGTCGACCCAGGAAGCCGGGTCGACGTTGTAG
- a CDS encoding zinc-dependent peptidase, which translates to MIRRRGPRPLTDDELRVVEQAFPARGRLSVEHRDRYDAAVVDLLDRCGWEASAGSALTDPMRITIAARASILAIGFDETPLHAVRTVVVHPSTIVLASVRRGAIPGTVTDGPMPVVGHTAARGPVHLAWNQVAADRRHPGRRRDVVLHEFAHQLDFLDGVGDGTPPLEGDRRRRWITICQMELDDLRKGKPPGLLRPYAATNPSEFFAVATEVFMTDAGALREDRPLLHAVLADYYNVDPASWVDDADAAAPAVVD; encoded by the coding sequence ATGATCCGTCGCCGAGGACCGCGCCCCCTGACCGACGACGAGCTGCGGGTCGTCGAGCAGGCCTTCCCCGCACGCGGTCGCCTGTCCGTGGAGCATCGGGACCGCTACGACGCTGCGGTCGTCGACCTGCTGGACCGCTGCGGGTGGGAGGCGTCGGCCGGCTCGGCGCTGACCGACCCGATGCGCATCACCATCGCCGCGCGGGCGTCGATCCTCGCCATCGGCTTCGACGAGACGCCGCTGCACGCCGTCCGGACCGTCGTGGTGCACCCCTCCACGATCGTGCTCGCGTCGGTCCGCCGCGGCGCGATCCCCGGGACGGTCACCGACGGCCCGATGCCGGTGGTCGGGCACACCGCCGCCCGAGGACCGGTCCACCTCGCCTGGAACCAAGTGGCCGCCGACCGACGCCATCCCGGACGACGACGCGACGTGGTCCTCCACGAGTTCGCCCACCAGCTGGACTTCCTCGACGGCGTGGGCGACGGCACGCCGCCGCTGGAGGGGGACCGTCGTCGACGGTGGATCACCATCTGCCAGATGGAGCTGGACGACCTCCGCAAGGGCAAGCCGCCCGGCCTGCTGCGTCCCTACGCGGCGACCAACCCCAGCGAGTTCTTCGCCGTGGCCACCGAGGTCTTCATGACCGATGCCGGCGCCCTTCGCGAGGACAGGCCGCTGCTGCACGCGGTGCTGGCCGACTACTACAACGTCGACCCGGCTTCCTGGGTCGACGACGCCGACGCAGCCGCACCCGCGGTCGTGGACTGA